Sequence from the Camarhynchus parvulus chromosome 1, STF_HiC, whole genome shotgun sequence genome:
AATATGTGTGGTTCTTGATAATTACTAATTACTTTCTACTTCATATTTAGGAATAACACAAAAGTGTTAATGCAAACCAAATGGAAGAGGATCAAAGGAATGCAGTTTTACTTCTGCAGATGGCCCAAAATTTTCGTAATTACAGATAGcataattttcttaattaaatttGGTGCATTATTAATATTAGTGGCAACTTCTTGTGTTCCTGCCTCTGAGTTCATGCACAGGagactgtttctcctttccagccACAACCTGCACAGGCCTGGAGTAACAACACCACTTGCCATCAGAACACAGGCCATAATTTGGGATCCTTTCACAGATTAGTTACTTGAGGCCCCAGATTACTTCCAAAAgtagaaaattccattttaaaagtaCAGAGCACAGGTAACATTAAAAAAGATATAATGatgaagcagcagcaatgtGACTTTTTGCAACAGTTCCATTGTTACATAGTTGAGACAACTGTTTATCACCTCTTCACATTTTGACCTCAGACCTGCATTTTCTCTGAGCTTTTATACATAAAGTTGCATTTTATGGACTAACTTACATTTTATCTGATGACATGGGAATATAAATAGCATTATAAGGCATTTGAGATTCTCTTGTGTTTCTAGTACTACTGCAGTAACTCCACAGAAAggctttgtaaatatttttaaatgaacactTGTATGTCTTTTATGCTTTGTTTGCAATAAGCAAAGCCAATTCCTCTGTTCTCACTCATAAACAAAGGCTAGCCTCACACGATGGTTTGGTCACTGGTCACAAGGCtattaaactgaatttttctcttaaaatttaatgaaaaaaatccttgataAAAGCTGACTGATGTACAGACTTACCCCTGTATTCTGAATAATATTTCAACACCACAGTTTGCGTAATTACACCTTTCAAATTCAgttaatgatttaaaaatgtgaaactgCTGGATCTCTTGTAGAAGTTTGATTTATTTCAGCAATAGCTAGGTGTACACTATGGAGAAATATAGCCCTAGAACTTCTTACAATTCTATATTTATCTAGCTCTACATGCCTGGAGCACTTATTCTCATTCCTTTGTAGTTATGTTTTTTACCTCTTTATCAGTCCGTAGAGTCATTTGTTGTTCCATTACACTTTGTCTTTGGCTGGCTTTCAGCAGTCACCGAGTTCTGAAGTGATGAAACTTCTGTGCATGTTCTATGTTCGGAGATTTCAAAGGACTTTGCAACATTTTCATCAAGAGACTTAGCTGAAAGAAGTACTTCACTTGGTTCCTGGTTATTATCCAATTCAACGGCGGCTGCATTTTCAgtctcagggctgcaggattTTGCAGATCCTCCAGCCAGTTCTGAATATGATTCACAGATAGAAATGCTGTCACAACAAGCTGAGTTTTGCATAAGAGGCCAAGCATCTGGAATGTCTCCACAGGCAGAGTGTGAAAGAGAACCAAGGAAAGCAGGAATCATTTCTCCAACAgaatcagcagctctgcagaaggatAAAAGGCACATGACTTACAAAGCATTCCAGAAAATATTATCGGTATTTTAATTACTGATCATTTGTAATAGGTATTTCATGAAGGGTTAACAGGGTTATATTAATACTCTAAAGACATCCTGTACAAAGTAATTCTACTGAGAAGGAATACAGTCTGTTCCTTGGCTGGAAATGACAAAAGCTCTGGTGACCAATACTCTGGACAGTGAATCCAGGATTCCACAAAACATGAACTACAGTTGGAGTTGTTTAGGGTCAGAAATATGACAAAAAATACTATAGTAGTGTTCAGGTATAAACACTGTCACAAAGaagaaggactttttttttctcagtgcaTGGATAGGGGAGTATTAAGACAAGATGTAACAGGCTTAAAATGCAGCAACAAAGATGGTTGGGCAGAGCCTAGAATCTCCAACACTGGGGgagtttggttggtttggttttttaattccCCAAATTGTAGACAGACAAATATCTAATGGAAGTAAAAGAAGTAAAGTGGCTTCAGACTGGGAGAATGGAACAGGCAAAAAGGCTTCTTGAAACTGTGTTTGCTTTAAACCTGAAAACGTATTCACTTtagatttttcagtttgttctATCTAGCCTTCAAAATGTGAAAAGTTTTCATTCTATTCTCTTTTACATGTAAAGGACACAATGTTAAAGAAGAGcaagcattatttttattttatggaaaatggaAGTAAGTATAAGTGGAAACTCAGTATTATCTACCTCAAGTGTATTTAAAGTGCATGATAATAGTGACATGTGCCAAACACTGTTGAAAGTCCAGTAGTGTTTCTCACTATATATACACCAAAAAAAGTATTAACAAAGCCAGGAAATTACAccaatgttttatttccaaaaactgtctgcagatttttaaaaatgcaagggCTATGTAGAGTCTGATATGCAGTGTGACAAAACTCGTCCCATATTAACACGCCTAGAACAGTTTTTAAGTAGCCTTACTCATTTCCAAAACATGACACTTTAATAGCTTTGATATACACACAAAGCATTTTCAGAGATGAGGCCAAAAGTCAGGACATTGCACCACAATTGAAGGAAATACATTATTCTGGCAAAGGAAATTGGCACAAGCTCCATTTCTACTGGAAGGAACCACAGGATCTTTGATGTCCACATAGCATGGATattacagttatttttaaagccttAACCAAAAGATCCCTCAAAAAGTACACAACTCTCAATTTGTCAGCCTTGGTGGTATACAAGGATGACTCAAGCTTGTTGGTATTTAAACAAGTTGTTATAGAAAACTTAGATATTTGTACTTAGGTCGCTAAGTCACCTTGCACAAACAATACTTATGAAGAAGCCGCCTCTACGTTTATAGTAACATGTGGCCATAAGAACAAAACAGCTGAAGACCAATTTAAACCTTATATGGAAAATCATTCTagctaaaagaaataaatacatccTGTATTAAAATCTGTAACCAGGAAACTCTGAAGGACAccataaattttatatatttagcTCGTGGCCCTGCTGTAAAAATAACTACTACTATACTTACACTCAGCTGattgggagaaaataaaagctaaaacctgctaaaaattcagaaataatagATATTTCAAATCTTGCAGTCCTGAACAGttccttaaaagaaaatcttcatgCCACTTGTGAACTGTACCTCAATCCTGCCAGATTCATGGGTTTATGCAGCAACTTGCTAACCATTAGCAGAAGAGGGTAGTGGCCAAAGCCTGTAAGGTGCCACAGAGTAGAAAGAACATTATCTGCTTGTGAGAGAAACCACTTCTTCAGAGAAACCCATGGATCAAGTCAGCATTTACTAAGTAATACttaattttgtaatatttaattttttcaccATAAACCTACTCTTGCACAACATTGGATGATATGGGTACAGCTCATCAAAATCCATCATTCCACTTCAAGCAGCTGTTGTCTCtgtataaatattaatttgacTGCATAAAAAATACTTCATGTTTAATACATATTTGTAAAACTGAGTTACCTTTCATTGAGCGTGGTCTGTGAGTGGAAAGCACAACTGTGACTGCTGTGCTCCATGCTACAGGTTTCATCACAGCACAGTGAGGGAATCAAGTGAACTGGTCCTGaggaatgaaaattaattttaatagtgTTAAAACCATCAAAGCTCTGTATAAACTTAGTCTCTGATCTTTTTCAAACTTGAGTATTAGTTTGCCAGTTACATTATAACACATGAATTGAGGAAATGTTTTTACAGCAAGAGATTTATTGctgtaaaaacattttaaagaacatttttattcctttaaaattgaaatatttataaaagcCAAGTCCTTCCTCTAGTAGTAACATAGAAGCCAGTCATGAGtacctaatttttaaattaattttcttgtcaGTTGAATACACATAAGTGGAAGCATTCTGAGTAAAGCTGTTAGGATGATATTTAATCCTGTGCTTTTGTGttaaattatgtatttcttaatttttcttattatttcttattgTCTTATTGtttcttcttattattatttcttaatgtCATAACTGCATTTGTTCTGATATGACTTCACAAAAATGGCAAGGATTTGAATTGTCCAGGTTGTTAATGTCCTTTAGCATTCATACCACATTCTTAGATACTCTCTGGTAAATCCTTCACACTAATTTAAGTCTCAAAGCCATATGCAGTGCTATTTTTATCAGACATAAgtgagatattttaattttttttcaagtgaagTCACTGAAATGAATACAggaagaaacaacaacaaaaaaacccaaatagcTACTTTAAAATCCCTTCTGCTTATTAAGAAATCAGCCTAGGACAACGGTTAGTTTGACAGTGTTAGCTCTGCAGTTGAATTGTCACAACTCAAATGTTAGATAAAATAAAGTCACCTTTCAGCAGACATAACATACCACATGTCTGTGATGCACTTCTTTGGCACTGGCAGCATGTTCTGTGGTCATATTCACTTAGCCGTGGTCTATCAAAACATGATAATTCAGAGCCATTGTAGTGAATGTCTTGTGATCTCAGAGACCCTTTGAACAAAGTGAATAAAAATCCATGTCATTAAGTGTTACCCTTtctcctgctcagagccctcTATCTTTACAAAATGTGTAATTGTCATGCTATAAAGTATGTCCATACATTTTCCAACTGAAAGACCCACAGTGACCATGTGGCTTCCAATAACATAAACCACAGATTTTGCAGCAAAGCCTAGAACAGCTGGTTCAACTACAGCCTCTTCTAGGAAGACATCTGCTCTCATTTGGATGATTTGAGAATATATCTTATTCACTGTTacatttctgcagtgtttaaTGATTCTCAGTGATTCCCATCTGAAATTTTCCAGAGTCAGCTTTCAGCCACTGGGATTTTGTTTATATTATCTTAAAGAGCTTTATATTAACAGCAGACTACCTTTAATCTCTGTAATTGTAGGCCAAGGCAAACAAGTTACTGCAGTTCACTAAATGAAGTCTGAATTCACTGTGTCAGAATTTCTCAAAACTCATGTGTAAAGCAAATTCTAGGTTAGGAACAATTCTTACAATGCCTCTGTAAACCTCTGTAAATTTCTGCttgtgctgagagcagcagtaACATCAATTCATCCTAGACAATATTCTTGTTTGGCATCCAGGGTTCATTAGATGctataaacatattttaataaaagttttatAAAACTATAAATGGGAACTAGAgtgcttttcacttttttctttcttaatttaaattaagaggcagaaaaatgtttattataAACAAATTACATTGATGAACTGTTaaggatttaaaagaaatttacagATCTGTCTCAGGCATTGAATTCATCTTGAATATGCCCATAAAACCATAACTGTTAGGGACAAATCTCTCATCTACACTGGCCACATTCATTATCTTGATGACCTAATCTGTGTTTCACAATAGCATTTGATGCACAGATCTTCCAAACTGGTATTTCCACATTGACATTGCAACTCTGTAACGTCCCATCTTGGATCATGAATAGTCCAAATGTATCTGTGCAGCCTCTAGCAGAGTATGGCATGGAAGTGATGTAATTGGAGTATTTCTGGGCATTTACACAGCATTTTCTCAGTAGCAGCTGAAACTTTTGAGTTGGCAAACTTGGATGGagtcctgggctctgctgcattGACCATCTCAATGCTAAACTTGCTTAAATGATGTAGACACTTCATTTCTTTACCTACAGAGGGATCTGCCAAACTAATACCACTTATAAATATTACCAAAAACAGTATAAATTGGAAACTCACAGCTTGGTTTTTTCTCCATGAACTGCCTCTTGCAATAGATAACACAAAGGATGAGAAGAGCCAAGAGCACTGTTGCAAGTGCACTGCAGATAacagctgccagagcagtgTCTCGAGGGCTGGAAGCAGTTGAAGGGATCTTCACAAGATTTACCTTGGTAGTACctgaaatataattaaataataattaaggCAAACTGCAGACATTTCCAGAATATAGTCATGGAAATGAAAGTCTGGGAAACAGAAGAGGTTTgtggcacagaaaaaaagtgaatgttttttaaaaaaaagaaaatgtacaaCACATAGGTAGATATGATCATCAGCACCTTCAGTATGAAAAAGAGTCTTAGAAAAGATATATTGCAAAATGTGCCATTATGAGTGGACCTGCACACCAAGACATTCAGACTGTCCATGAGAATGGAATCAGATCCTCACCATGAAAACAAAGGCATTTGAATGTTTAATGCCACATTAATTTAATATGGAGAACATTTCCTAGGGCAGAGCTGAGAGAGTGATCCACTAGAGGGAGGCACAAATACATGAACTTCCCTTAATAAGGAAACTTTCTGGGCACTGAGACACCCACAGAAGTTCAAATGCTGTCAAAGTTATCATCCTGCTTTGTTGCATATGTCATGACACCA
This genomic interval carries:
- the TNFRSF19 gene encoding tumor necrosis factor receptor superfamily member 19, with the protein product MDAKGLQRDDKLKVLVILLAYLLCKVNCETGDCREQEFRDQTGNCILCKQCGPGMELSKECGFGYGEDAQCMTCRPNRFKEDWGFQKCKPCLDCALVNRFQKANCSATSNALCGDCLPGFYRKTKLGGFQDMECVPCGDPPPPYEPHCTTKVNLVKIPSTASSPRDTALAAVICSALATVLLALLILCVIYCKRQFMEKKPSWSLRSQDIHYNGSELSCFDRPRLSEYDHRTCCQCQRSASQTCGPVHLIPSLCCDETCSMEHSSHSCAFHSQTTLNERAADSVGEMIPAFLGSLSHSACGDIPDAWPLMQNSACCDSISICESYSELAGGSAKSCSPETENAAAVELDNNQEPSEVLLSAKSLDENVAKSFEISEHRTCTEVSSLQNSVTAESQPKTKCNGTTNDSTD